From Desulfatibacillum aliphaticivorans DSM 15576, the proteins below share one genomic window:
- a CDS encoding BtrH N-terminal domain-containing protein: protein MLIQPLNIPGRHCASSGLRNLAAFHGLGWSEAMCFGLGAGLGVWYIKSKSPSRMVHVRSADIEEQFFIRIGQPLPWDKFKTPEESHEDLIAKLGSGLPVIVQTDIFYLPYYQSSTHFPGHIITVWGYDPDREVFLVTDTERPDLIEVAYSDMAKARFCKDVFFDIKGNCMAPKILAAPEDMGRAVREAIVFNSRVLMDPAWKMQGMEGLKTFLNELDLWAGFDDWQWAFRFAYQVFEKRGTGGGGFRLMYRDFLDESAPYLPEINDLGLPQLMGDAAQAWTDLAMTCKEASEKDAADVTDIRRDLENLLAVETAYHETALKLEKGA from the coding sequence ATGTTGATCCAACCTTTAAACATCCCCGGTAGACATTGCGCCAGCAGCGGCTTGCGCAACCTCGCTGCATTTCACGGATTAGGCTGGTCCGAGGCCATGTGTTTCGGATTAGGGGCCGGCCTCGGCGTCTGGTACATTAAAAGCAAAAGTCCGTCCCGCATGGTGCATGTGCGTTCCGCAGACATTGAGGAGCAGTTTTTCATTCGTATCGGCCAGCCCTTGCCGTGGGACAAGTTTAAAACCCCCGAAGAAAGCCATGAAGACCTGATCGCCAAATTAGGCTCCGGTCTGCCGGTCATTGTTCAGACGGATATATTTTATTTGCCGTATTACCAGTCCAGCACGCACTTTCCGGGACACATCATAACCGTCTGGGGTTATGATCCGGACAGGGAGGTGTTTTTAGTTACTGACACGGAACGCCCGGATTTGATTGAGGTGGCATACAGCGACATGGCAAAGGCCCGGTTCTGCAAGGACGTCTTTTTTGACATCAAGGGAAACTGCATGGCGCCTAAAATCCTTGCGGCTCCGGAAGACATGGGGCGAGCCGTGCGGGAAGCCATTGTTTTTAACAGCCGCGTGCTGATGGATCCGGCATGGAAGATGCAAGGTATGGAGGGATTAAAAACCTTTTTAAATGAGCTGGATCTCTGGGCTGGATTTGACGACTGGCAATGGGCGTTCCGGTTCGCCTATCAGGTGTTTGAGAAGCGTGGCACCGGGGGAGGGGGATTCCGGCTGATGTATAGGGACTTTCTGGATGAGTCGGCGCCCTATTTACCGGAAATTAACGACCTGGGGCTGCCCCAGCTTATGGGAGACGCCGCCCAGGCCTGGACGGATTTGGCCATGACTTGCAAAGAGGCGTCTGAAAAGGATGCGGCGGATGTCACGGACATTCGCAGGGATCTGGAAAATCTTCTTGCCGTAGAGACTGCTTACCATGAGACTGCTTTAAAGTTGGAAAAAGGAGCGTAA
- a CDS encoding DUF5719 family protein, translating into MRVRLIPRFALAIVAALLLCNSSAFAGTIYVFNANEPDVAKGLAGTFFDARFYLDQNSQPIESTHELLPGQGTALYVPDGASSAFLDVPPGFFATYIDPFTGEAYRGIAPSSTGVVGVTPVMTYADSDTNTLRVTNTMSPTADLQVNFIPISGIDSISYTASLGPYETLQLHAPEDFFGSAVMDGGGQPIAVTNQFSGEGNAAVGGFATEAQEVAIPTIPHDTNGFTSNIYVQNLGSDSTGVTVNYYGEDGTSLGTSNYGLCGNQGFVTSSYSSPQGAAQAVVTSSDQPIAVTIKSTNNDGDDAFAFQGVPESDASKLVCFPGVFNAFMGETTLISIRNSGGSEADVDITIRKQDGSVAVFWGETIPAGGSTVVDLSSIEELPSGFAGIAFIESDQDIVCVGITRDADGNSFAYEGGPLTSRKRDAVSTLVFPAVSSSPYEAIEELIQEYASKDNDLDCFIQALGVK; encoded by the coding sequence ATGAGAGTGAGGCTTATCCCAAGGTTTGCTTTGGCTATCGTTGCGGCGCTGTTGCTATGTAACAGTTCCGCCTTTGCCGGAACCATCTACGTTTTCAACGCCAACGAACCGGACGTCGCAAAGGGGCTGGCGGGAACATTCTTTGATGCAAGGTTTTATCTGGATCAGAATTCACAACCTATTGAAAGCACGCATGAATTGCTGCCGGGGCAGGGCACGGCGCTTTATGTGCCTGACGGGGCTTCCAGCGCTTTTCTTGACGTTCCCCCCGGCTTTTTCGCAACATACATCGACCCTTTTACCGGAGAAGCCTATCGCGGAATTGCCCCGTCTTCAACAGGCGTTGTGGGCGTGACCCCGGTCATGACCTACGCGGACAGCGACACCAATACGCTCAGAGTGACAAACACCATGTCGCCCACCGCTGATTTACAGGTGAATTTCATTCCTATTTCCGGGATTGACAGTATTTCCTATACGGCTTCTCTGGGGCCTTACGAGACCTTGCAACTGCATGCTCCGGAAGACTTTTTCGGATCCGCCGTCATGGACGGCGGGGGCCAACCCATCGCCGTGACCAATCAGTTCTCCGGGGAAGGGAACGCGGCGGTAGGCGGTTTCGCCACGGAGGCTCAGGAAGTCGCCATTCCGACCATTCCCCACGATACAAACGGATTCACCTCCAATATTTACGTTCAGAATTTGGGTTCGGATTCGACCGGCGTAACGGTAAACTATTACGGAGAGGACGGGACGTCGTTAGGGACAAGCAATTACGGCCTTTGCGGTAACCAGGGTTTTGTAACCTCGTCCTACTCATCGCCGCAAGGCGCCGCTCAGGCCGTAGTCACCAGCAGCGATCAACCCATCGCCGTTACGATAAAAAGCACCAATAACGACGGCGACGACGCTTTTGCTTTTCAGGGCGTCCCGGAATCGGATGCTTCCAAGCTGGTGTGTTTTCCAGGGGTTTTTAACGCATTCATGGGGGAAACTACGCTGATTTCCATCAGAAATTCAGGCGGTTCGGAGGCAGATGTCGATATAACAATTCGTAAGCAGGATGGATCCGTGGCGGTGTTTTGGGGGGAAACCATTCCGGCAGGAGGCAGCACGGTCGTCGATCTCAGCTCCATTGAAGAGTTGCCTAGCGGATTCGCCGGCATAGCCTTTATAGAGTCCGACCAGGACATCGTGTGCGTGGGAATAACCCGGGACGCCGATGGAAACAGTTTCGCCTACGAAGGCGGCCCCCTGACCAGCCGCAAGCGGGACGCCGTATCCACCCTGGTGTTTCCCGCCGTCTCTTCGAGTCCGTATGAGGCTATTGAAGAGTTGATTCAGGAATATGCCTCCAAGGATAATGATCTGGATTGCTTCATCCAAGCGCTGGGCGTGAAGTAG
- a CDS encoding response regulator, whose translation MSHGLNVIILDDDPDVCMTLKEIVESFYTWGDVFSFTDPDEATDFCRSEEAGVAIFILDVFLGDRMGFVFLDAITDKFPAAYEDTIVISGEASKEVVDVCVASEITYLLEKPVRPYALQMAVRAIVAKYIKFAKKILDDPILAAAIGKM comes from the coding sequence ATGTCTCATGGTTTGAATGTGATCATCCTGGACGATGACCCGGACGTGTGTATGACTCTCAAAGAGATTGTGGAAAGTTTCTACACATGGGGGGATGTGTTCTCGTTTACGGACCCGGATGAAGCCACGGACTTTTGCCGGAGTGAGGAAGCAGGGGTCGCCATATTTATTTTGGATGTGTTTTTAGGGGACCGCATGGGATTTGTGTTCCTGGACGCCATTACGGACAAATTCCCGGCGGCCTATGAAGATACCATTGTCATTTCCGGCGAGGCCAGCAAGGAAGTGGTGGACGTATGCGTCGCCTCGGAAATCACCTATTTGCTGGAAAAGCCGGTTCGCCCCTACGCCCTCCAAATGGCTGTGAGAGCCATTGTGGCCAAGTACATCAAATTCGCGAAGAAAATCCTGGACGACCCGATTCTGGCGGCGGCCATCGGCAAGATGTAG
- a CDS encoding serine protein kinase PrkA, which yields MNENPYEQKSKDILDGLCAKIREKEHGAPIPLEQFLQIAASEPDRVFRNILQVFHDMIHSYVGPGSDEYLGDPETINFVYYDTHRLFVEGSDNPFFADRLFANRFIQHVTTFRRGIPQNRIYIFEGPHGSGKSTFLNNLLMKFEQYTKTPAGVSYETIWRIDKNELGAGEIEAAAILKQLKNLVETPGVRGVTPMKGADLAALSNKNYLQVHCPNHDHPIMQIPKAYRRELIDELIDDPVFKKKILYQKQYQWIYRDKPCTICASLFRSLLDVLGAPSKVFKMIYARPYQFNRRLGEGVSVFNPADMIPKSNLLSNPVLQQQLDSLLRSSNQVRYVYSRYAKTNNGIYALMDIKDANKYRFNALHGIISEGVHKLEDVEEDVHSLFLALMNPEDHNQVDQALSFSDRITYIKINYVLDYNTEVKIYKSNFGDQIERRFLPRVLENFAKVIISTRLKTSSEPLLEWIGDPYRYRRYCDRNLLLLKMDIYTGVIPAWLSERDRQAFSAKRRRKVVAESENEGRAGFSGRDSIKIFNEFYTAVAKKGKLINMDMLVNFFRKHQKGQDVIIPEGFMESLVDSYNYMLLQEVKESLYYYNEERISNDIQNYLFAINFEIGREEKCVYTGEKLEITESYLSSMEQRFMGAGVPGQAQLMFREEIQREYASKTLTQEMGLEKKLITETAVYNKLMERYVHNLKEKVMDPFQENENFRNAIKDFGTDAFKTYDRRIREEVSFLMANLQKKYGYTDQGAREICMYVIDKDLAKLFAEPTRPAPPPINPFDGLGAFAITP from the coding sequence ATGAACGAAAATCCCTACGAGCAAAAATCCAAGGACATCCTGGACGGGTTGTGCGCCAAGATTCGGGAGAAGGAGCACGGCGCTCCCATCCCCTTGGAGCAGTTTCTTCAAATCGCCGCCAGCGAGCCGGACCGGGTGTTTCGCAACATTCTCCAGGTCTTCCACGATATGATTCATTCCTACGTGGGGCCCGGCAGCGATGAGTATCTGGGAGATCCCGAGACCATCAACTTTGTGTATTACGATACGCACCGCCTGTTTGTAGAAGGCAGCGACAACCCATTTTTTGCGGATCGCTTGTTTGCAAACCGCTTTATACAGCATGTGACCACGTTTCGGCGGGGCATTCCGCAAAATCGCATTTACATTTTTGAAGGCCCCCACGGCAGCGGAAAGAGCACCTTTTTAAACAATCTGCTCATGAAATTCGAGCAGTACACCAAAACTCCCGCGGGGGTTTCCTACGAAACCATCTGGCGCATCGATAAAAACGAACTGGGCGCCGGAGAGATAGAAGCGGCCGCCATTTTAAAGCAGTTGAAAAACCTGGTGGAAACCCCGGGCGTGCGGGGCGTAACTCCCATGAAAGGCGCGGACCTGGCGGCGTTAAGCAACAAGAATTACCTCCAGGTGCACTGCCCTAATCACGATCATCCCATCATGCAAATTCCCAAGGCTTATCGCAGGGAGTTGATAGACGAGTTGATCGACGATCCGGTTTTTAAAAAGAAAATCCTGTATCAAAAGCAGTACCAATGGATATACCGGGATAAGCCGTGCACCATCTGCGCGTCTTTGTTCCGGTCGCTGCTGGACGTGCTGGGGGCTCCTTCCAAGGTTTTCAAAATGATTTACGCCAGGCCTTATCAATTTAATCGAAGGCTTGGGGAAGGCGTGAGCGTTTTCAACCCGGCGGACATGATTCCCAAAAGCAACCTGCTAAGCAACCCCGTGCTGCAGCAGCAGCTGGACAGCCTGCTCAGGAGCAGCAACCAGGTCCGGTACGTGTATTCCCGGTACGCCAAGACCAACAACGGCATATACGCGCTCATGGATATTAAGGACGCCAACAAATATCGGTTTAACGCCCTTCACGGCATCATCAGCGAGGGGGTGCACAAGCTGGAAGACGTGGAGGAAGACGTGCATTCCCTGTTCCTGGCCCTCATGAATCCCGAGGACCACAATCAGGTGGATCAGGCGCTTTCGTTTTCCGACCGCATCACGTATATCAAAATCAACTACGTGCTGGATTACAACACGGAAGTGAAGATTTACAAAAGCAACTTTGGGGACCAGATCGAAAGGCGTTTTCTGCCCAGGGTTTTGGAGAATTTCGCCAAGGTCATCATCTCCACCAGGCTGAAAACCAGCTCCGAACCCCTTTTGGAGTGGATCGGCGATCCCTACAGGTACAGGAGATACTGCGACCGGAACCTGCTGCTGCTGAAAATGGACATCTACACCGGCGTCATCCCCGCCTGGCTTTCGGAACGGGACAGGCAGGCTTTTAGCGCCAAGCGGCGCCGGAAGGTGGTGGCGGAGTCGGAAAACGAAGGCCGCGCCGGCTTTTCGGGGCGCGACTCCATTAAGATTTTCAACGAGTTTTATACGGCGGTGGCGAAAAAAGGCAAGCTCATCAACATGGACATGCTGGTGAACTTTTTCAGAAAACATCAAAAAGGCCAGGACGTGATCATTCCGGAAGGCTTTATGGAATCCCTGGTGGACTCTTACAACTATATGCTTCTCCAGGAAGTGAAAGAATCCCTGTACTATTACAATGAAGAAAGGATTTCCAACGACATCCAGAATTACCTCTTCGCCATTAATTTTGAAATCGGCAGAGAGGAAAAATGCGTGTACACCGGCGAGAAACTGGAAATCACCGAAAGCTATCTGAGCTCCATGGAGCAGCGTTTCATGGGCGCGGGAGTCCCAGGACAGGCGCAACTCATGTTCCGGGAGGAAATCCAGAGGGAATACGCTTCCAAGACTCTGACTCAGGAAATGGGCCTGGAAAAGAAGCTCATTACGGAAACGGCGGTATACAACAAGTTGATGGAGCGGTACGTCCATAATCTGAAGGAAAAGGTGATGGATCCGTTCCAGGAAAACGAAAATTTCCGAAACGCCATCAAGGATTTCGGTACGGATGCCTTCAAGACTTACGACCGGAGAATCCGGGAGGAAGTCAGCTTTCTCATGGCCAACCTGCAGAAAAAATACGGGTATACGGACCAGGGCGCCCGGGAGATATGCATGTACGTCATCGACAAGGACCTGGCCAAGCTATTCGCCGAACCAACCAGGCCGGCGCCTCCGCCCATCAATCCATTCGACGGCCTGGGGGCCTTCGCCATTACTCCATAA
- a CDS encoding SpoVR family protein translates to MELIDQHTKRIMEGCKERARDAGLEFGGDTLEYIVTNRDLVDLGPKNMIPTLYDYWVQDVEVIKERSRYELYPNNPYETVINTRPAISFYNDNNPDWLNVMIFYHVLGHIDFFRNNHLFAHTWHEDFEGQALSDKRYIAKLRSEKGRWVDYVIEFSRGIDNMVGLYSELSSLNRHETPILSRLDYYFDVFLQKEKKVRAGEYLKEIERYNQACRDFPDAPDPVFFAEVAASYPEFEALYSKFKDRRHSRPKDLMSYILENSPFLTKDQNRWMKPVVEIVRKTSLFFAPQIRTKTINEGWSSYWHEKLFLQDDRISGNEVGFARVNAFVTALPFVGLNPYAIGMRLFEHVEELGRGGKISYDFQKLLDANLRKKFSREDVSGGDWVFKVRENFSDFTFINTFVDQEFVDKHKLFVAGRRLNPRKKVWEYYIKSRKAEDYKQMLLDSLYHPPSIDIVEEETNDEHLYLSHRFEGKPLVKEFIANTMMGIEFLWGGPVKLETTELIMPAPEPTGLAAFYAAFATDPFPGSSREPSYRRVVYTMEDRKLSKVVL, encoded by the coding sequence ATGGAACTCATCGATCAGCATACAAAGCGAATCATGGAAGGCTGCAAGGAGCGGGCGCGGGACGCGGGCCTGGAGTTCGGCGGGGACACTCTGGAGTACATCGTGACCAACCGGGACCTTGTGGACCTGGGGCCTAAGAACATGATCCCCACCCTGTACGACTATTGGGTGCAGGACGTGGAGGTCATCAAGGAGCGCAGCCGGTACGAGCTCTACCCCAACAACCCCTACGAAACGGTCATCAACACCCGTCCGGCCATATCCTTTTATAACGACAACAACCCGGACTGGCTCAATGTCATGATTTTTTACCATGTTCTGGGCCATATAGACTTTTTTAGGAACAATCATTTGTTCGCCCATACCTGGCACGAGGATTTCGAGGGCCAGGCTTTGTCGGACAAACGCTACATCGCCAAGCTGCGGTCCGAAAAAGGGCGCTGGGTGGATTATGTGATCGAGTTCTCCCGGGGGATAGACAATATGGTCGGCCTGTATTCCGAGCTTTCCAGCCTCAACAGGCATGAAACGCCGATCCTTTCCCGGCTGGATTATTATTTTGACGTGTTTTTGCAAAAGGAAAAAAAGGTTCGGGCGGGGGAGTATCTCAAGGAGATTGAACGCTACAACCAGGCTTGCAGGGATTTTCCCGACGCCCCGGATCCGGTGTTTTTTGCGGAAGTGGCTGCAAGCTACCCGGAATTCGAGGCCCTGTACAGTAAATTCAAGGACAGGCGCCACTCCCGCCCAAAGGACTTGATGTCCTATATCCTGGAAAACTCGCCTTTCCTGACCAAGGATCAAAACCGCTGGATGAAGCCCGTGGTGGAAATCGTCCGGAAGACGTCTTTGTTTTTCGCCCCGCAAATCCGCACCAAGACCATTAACGAAGGCTGGTCCAGCTATTGGCACGAAAAGCTCTTTTTGCAGGACGACAGAATCAGCGGGAACGAAGTGGGTTTCGCCAGGGTGAACGCCTTTGTGACGGCCTTGCCTTTTGTGGGCCTGAACCCCTACGCAATCGGCATGCGTTTGTTTGAGCACGTGGAGGAGTTGGGGCGGGGCGGCAAGATATCCTACGACTTTCAAAAACTGCTGGACGCGAACCTGCGAAAGAAATTCTCCAGGGAGGATGTTTCGGGCGGTGACTGGGTCTTTAAGGTGCGGGAGAATTTTTCGGATTTCACCTTTATCAATACCTTTGTGGACCAGGAATTTGTGGATAAACACAAACTTTTTGTGGCGGGCCGCAGGCTGAACCCTCGCAAGAAGGTGTGGGAGTACTATATCAAAAGCCGCAAGGCCGAGGACTATAAGCAAATGCTTTTGGACTCCCTGTACCATCCTCCCAGCATCGACATTGTGGAGGAGGAGACCAACGACGAGCACTTGTATTTGTCCCATCGCTTTGAAGGCAAACCCCTGGTCAAGGAGTTCATTGCAAACACCATGATGGGCATAGAATTCCTCTGGGGAGGACCGGTCAAGCTGGAAACCACCGAGTTGATCATGCCTGCGCCTGAACCAACCGGCTTGGCGGCCTTTTATGCGGCTTTCGCCACGGATCCGTTCCCCGGATCCTCGCGGGAGCCCAGTTACCGGCGCGTGGTTTATACTATGGAAGACAGAAAGCTCTCAAAGGTTGTGTTATGA
- a CDS encoding DUF444 family protein: MAKDPDNKKLSLGSDMAAPPGGPSKGPGPGVTYVHTLSSVDELLERDAQREKDGFPRKIRIGRFMKPARGGKDKVILVPTTVEEKFMHDTRPQDEQEEQSTGGSGEGQEGEVIGEQPVHQTSGSGQGASGEGDSGGHEIESSAYDLGRILTEKFQLPNLKDKGKKRSLTKYTYDLTDRHVGSGQVLDKKATFRQIVKTNIALGRIDADGEIDATELIMGPKDRIFRIVSREKDFESQAMVFFVRDYSGSMSGKPTEAVVSQHVLIYSWLLYQYDRQVETRFILHDTEAKEVDDFHTYYSSTVAGGTRVKSAYQLVNEIVEKESLERDYNIYVFHGTDGDDWDSDGRETLPELKKMLLYSSRVGVSIAERYSGGQSKTVVERYIRNSGLLHDQNARLSLDSFSENADEDRLIEGIRRLMA; encoded by the coding sequence GTGGCAAAGGACCCTGATAATAAAAAATTGAGCTTGGGCTCAGACATGGCCGCGCCTCCCGGAGGCCCGTCCAAAGGGCCCGGCCCCGGCGTCACCTACGTGCACACCCTGAGCTCGGTGGATGAGCTGCTGGAGCGGGACGCACAGCGGGAAAAGGACGGCTTTCCCCGCAAAATCCGCATTGGCAGGTTTATGAAGCCGGCCCGGGGCGGCAAGGACAAGGTGATTTTGGTTCCCACCACGGTGGAAGAAAAATTCATGCACGACACACGCCCCCAGGACGAGCAGGAAGAGCAGAGCACCGGCGGTTCGGGCGAAGGCCAGGAAGGCGAGGTGATCGGCGAGCAGCCCGTGCACCAGACCTCCGGGTCCGGGCAGGGCGCTTCGGGAGAGGGAGACAGCGGCGGACACGAGATCGAATCCTCAGCCTATGATCTGGGCCGGATTCTTACGGAAAAATTCCAGCTTCCCAACCTGAAGGACAAGGGGAAGAAGCGCTCCCTCACCAAATACACCTATGACCTGACGGACAGGCATGTGGGATCCGGGCAGGTGTTGGACAAGAAAGCCACCTTCCGGCAGATCGTCAAAACCAACATCGCCCTGGGCAGGATCGATGCGGACGGGGAAATCGACGCCACTGAGCTCATCATGGGGCCCAAAGACCGGATTTTCCGGATCGTCTCCCGGGAAAAGGATTTCGAGTCCCAGGCCATGGTTTTTTTCGTGCGGGACTACTCCGGCTCCATGAGCGGCAAGCCCACAGAGGCCGTGGTTTCGCAGCACGTGCTCATTTACAGCTGGCTATTGTACCAATACGACAGGCAGGTGGAAACCCGGTTCATCCTCCACGACACGGAGGCCAAGGAAGTGGACGACTTCCACACCTATTACAGCTCCACCGTGGCCGGCGGAACCCGGGTTAAGTCCGCGTACCAGTTGGTGAATGAAATCGTGGAAAAGGAAAGTCTGGAGCGGGATTACAACATCTACGTATTTCACGGCACCGACGGCGACGACTGGGATTCCGACGGACGGGAGACCCTGCCCGAACTCAAAAAAATGCTGCTCTACTCCAGCCGGGTGGGCGTATCCATCGCCGAACGCTATTCCGGCGGCCAAAGCAAGACCGTGGTGGAGCGTTACATCCGCAACTCCGGTCTGCTTCATGACCAAAACGCCCGGCTCAGCCTGGACTCATTTTCGGAAAACGCGGATGAAGACCGCCTGATCGAAGGCATTCGGAGGCTCATGGCGTAA
- a CDS encoding serine protein kinase, with protein sequence MNGNRNNSLDEHLKLVKTGKLRFENAFQAVARMILEDESAIEKVVVHGRNTYDFKLFRQGPRHVVGMFEEINSFVSCVKDAAEGGSSREMAFVLVGEPGNGKTFFVDYLCARYRQFLAQPGNRRFTFNFTGMDRLGTYGKLNTFQSQTFEDPMVLWMNLGETQEQSKEILAKRGKMKAKDIDKLYENYRPLGACSDFMLNDIRMHTDGDIDKMLSFFQVAPVPLSESLGTITGKYSAKDKITSSAVDLLGEESISRLLHISDPNNPYRFDLRRGALSRVAGGGIHFSDEIFKNKKDLVQIYLGVIQNRNIEIDGFRWPIDTLIIATSNNAEFNRFLAEKEEAPIVDRCRICYVAHNTDYRLQSQLTDYAIGNESKTTITSEELHQDPNMNYAASVAVVLTRLPKNEKLTSIEMMKLAAGEIAGEKSIKTLAEVKDSLNHEPDITRRFGQRGLGQRALGRALQAQMETSETNEGRCMFAEDVFKALERVVLDYVTEANDRAKYFSDIKTARGLYRERVMTEMFNAYMDEPQAIRKDVMNYVNMIIGIDAENLGPDQMWKYKDPQSGELKALKIDERYVQSVEERLGLKTREQRESFRTSIRKIYGQKMSLNKEYDFMDNIELVKAVTDVRLKSDIAGTGSLIGALANRTNEENQKLYDRMIDTMLNKLGYCRTCAHKTIEYFCTQSDET encoded by the coding sequence ATGAACGGCAACCGGAACAACTCCCTGGACGAACACCTCAAGCTGGTGAAAACCGGCAAACTGCGCTTTGAAAACGCTTTTCAGGCTGTGGCCAGGATGATCCTGGAAGATGAGTCAGCGATTGAAAAGGTCGTTGTTCATGGCAGGAATACCTATGATTTCAAACTGTTTCGGCAGGGTCCAAGACATGTCGTAGGCATGTTTGAAGAAATCAACAGCTTTGTGTCCTGTGTGAAAGACGCTGCGGAAGGCGGGTCTTCCCGCGAAATGGCCTTTGTCCTCGTGGGCGAGCCGGGCAACGGCAAAACCTTTTTCGTGGACTACTTGTGCGCCCGATACCGCCAATTTTTGGCTCAGCCCGGCAACAGGCGCTTCACCTTTAACTTTACGGGCATGGATCGTTTGGGGACTTACGGCAAGCTGAACACCTTCCAGTCCCAGACCTTTGAAGACCCCATGGTCTTGTGGATGAACCTGGGCGAAACCCAGGAGCAAAGCAAGGAAATCCTGGCCAAACGCGGAAAGATGAAAGCCAAGGATATCGATAAGTTGTACGAGAATTACCGGCCTTTGGGCGCTTGCAGCGATTTTATGCTCAACGATATTCGGATGCACACGGACGGCGACATCGATAAAATGCTTTCCTTTTTTCAGGTGGCGCCCGTGCCTTTGAGCGAAAGCCTGGGCACCATTACCGGCAAATATTCAGCCAAGGATAAAATCACCTCTTCCGCCGTGGACCTGCTGGGCGAGGAGTCCATCAGCCGCCTGCTTCATATCTCGGACCCCAACAACCCATATCGCTTTGACTTGCGCAGGGGGGCCTTGTCCCGCGTGGCCGGCGGAGGCATTCATTTTTCCGACGAAATTTTCAAAAACAAAAAGGACCTGGTCCAGATCTATCTGGGCGTGATCCAGAATCGTAACATAGAAATTGACGGTTTTCGTTGGCCCATTGACACCCTGATCATAGCCACCAGCAACAACGCCGAGTTCAACCGTTTTTTGGCGGAAAAGGAAGAAGCGCCAATCGTGGACCGCTGCCGCATCTGCTACGTGGCCCATAACACGGACTACAGGCTGCAAAGCCAGTTGACGGATTACGCCATCGGCAACGAGTCCAAAACGACCATCACCAGTGAAGAGCTGCATCAGGACCCCAATATGAACTATGCGGCTTCCGTCGCCGTTGTTTTGACGCGCCTGCCGAAAAACGAAAAGCTGACCAGCATCGAAATGATGAAGCTGGCCGCCGGAGAGATCGCCGGAGAAAAGAGCATCAAGACCCTGGCTGAGGTCAAGGACTCCCTGAATCACGAACCGGACATCACCCGCCGGTTCGGCCAGAGGGGGCTGGGCCAGCGCGCCCTGGGCCGCGCCTTGCAGGCGCAGATGGAGACCTCCGAGACCAACGAAGGCCGCTGCATGTTCGCCGAGGACGTGTTTAAGGCCCTGGAAAGGGTGGTGCTGGACTACGTGACCGAAGCCAACGACCGGGCCAAGTATTTCTCGGACATCAAGACAGCCCGGGGCTTGTATCGCGAGCGGGTCATGACGGAAATGTTCAACGCCTACATGGACGAGCCCCAGGCCATCCGCAAGGACGTCATGAACTACGTGAACATGATCATCGGCATTGACGCCGAAAATCTGGGGCCGGACCAGATGTGGAAGTACAAGGATCCCCAGAGCGGCGAGTTGAAGGCTTTGAAAATCGACGAACGCTACGTCCAGAGCGTGGAAGAGCGCCTGGGCCTGAAAACCCGGGAGCAGCGGGAGAGCTTCCGCACCTCCATCCGAAAGATTTACGGCCAGAAAATGTCCCTGAACAAGGAATACGACTTCATGGACAACATAGAACTTGTCAAGGCTGTGACGGACGTCCGGCTGAAATCCGATATCGCCGGGACCGGGAGCCTCATCGGCGCCCTGGCCAACCGGACCAACGAGGAAAACCAGAAGCTCTACGATCGCATGATCGACACCATGCTGAACAAATTGGGCTATTGCAGGACGTGCGCCCACAAAACCATAGAATATTTCTGCACCCAAAGCGACGAAACCTAA